One window of Robiginitalea biformata HTCC2501 genomic DNA carries:
- the fabF gene encoding beta-ketoacyl-ACP synthase II, with translation MQLRRVVVTGLGALTPIGNSKDAYWEGLKNGKSGCAPITYFDTEKFKTKFACELKGYDPMEFFDRKEVRKLDPFAQYALVCSDEAIADAGLDLDSVDKFRVGVIWGAGIGGLETFQTEVLNFAEGDGTPRFNPFFIPKMIADIAPGNISIKHGFMGPNYTTVSACASSANAMIDALNYIRLGHCDVVVTGGSEAAVTIAGMGGFNAMHALSTRNDSPETASRPFDATRDGFVLGEGGGSLILEDYEHAKARGAKIYAEVVGGGLSSDAYHMTAPHPDGIGVVRVMENCLRDAGISPEEVDAINTHGTSTPLGDVAELKAISQVFGEHAPKMNINSTKSMTGHLLGAAGAIEAIASILAMEHGIVPPTINHSVVDENIDPKLNLTLNKAQKRDVQVAMSNTFGFGGHNACVLFKKIS, from the coding sequence ATGCAATTAAGACGAGTAGTAGTTACCGGTCTGGGAGCCCTTACCCCCATTGGCAACAGCAAAGACGCATATTGGGAAGGCCTGAAGAATGGCAAAAGCGGATGTGCTCCCATCACCTATTTCGATACAGAAAAGTTCAAGACCAAGTTCGCCTGCGAATTGAAGGGGTACGACCCCATGGAGTTTTTTGATCGCAAGGAGGTCCGCAAACTGGATCCCTTTGCGCAATACGCCCTGGTCTGTTCGGACGAGGCGATTGCGGATGCAGGGCTGGACCTGGATTCGGTAGACAAATTCCGGGTAGGCGTTATCTGGGGTGCCGGGATCGGCGGGCTGGAGACCTTCCAGACCGAAGTCCTCAACTTTGCCGAAGGAGATGGCACGCCGAGGTTTAACCCGTTTTTTATCCCCAAGATGATTGCGGATATCGCCCCGGGGAATATTTCCATCAAGCACGGGTTTATGGGGCCGAACTACACCACTGTTTCGGCCTGTGCGAGTTCGGCCAACGCGATGATCGATGCGCTGAACTACATCCGCCTGGGCCACTGCGATGTGGTCGTCACCGGCGGGAGCGAGGCGGCTGTAACCATTGCGGGAATGGGCGGTTTCAATGCCATGCATGCCCTGTCCACGCGCAACGACAGTCCCGAGACGGCTTCGCGCCCCTTCGATGCAACCCGTGACGGGTTTGTGCTGGGGGAAGGCGGCGGGTCCTTAATCCTCGAGGATTACGAACACGCCAAGGCCCGCGGTGCCAAAATCTACGCTGAGGTGGTCGGCGGCGGACTGAGCAGCGATGCCTACCACATGACAGCCCCCCATCCGGACGGCATCGGGGTGGTACGGGTTATGGAGAACTGCCTGCGGGACGCCGGGATTTCCCCGGAAGAAGTGGACGCCATCAATACGCACGGGACCTCCACCCCCCTCGGGGACGTGGCGGAGCTCAAGGCAATTTCCCAGGTATTCGGGGAGCATGCGCCGAAAATGAACATCAATTCCACCAAATCCATGACCGGCCACCTGCTTGGGGCCGCCGGGGCTATTGAGGCCATCGCCTCCATCCTGGCCATGGAACACGGGATTGTCCCCCCGACCATCAACCACTCGGTGGTGGACGAGAATATCGACCCGAAGCTCAATCTGACACTCAACAAAGCACAAAAACGGGATGTGCAGGTGGCAATGAGCAACACCTTCGGGTTTGGCGGGCACAATGCCTGCGTATTGTTCAAGAAAATAAGCTGA
- the rnc gene encoding ribonuclease III has translation MTFPGNIFNSHPKEDGDFFLGISRILGFKPKSLEVYKRAFLHRSVNKKDKNGHPMNYERLEFLGDSMLGTIISKHLYNEVPAGDEGYLTKMRSKIVSRKHLNELGKDLGLLNFVESRIPKAHFGENIHGNVFEALVGAIYLDRGYKYCEKFIQSRVIEPYVDIEQLEGQVISYKSLVIEWCQKQKKEFEFEVYEDTGNDPVKHFAVKLHIDGRILAKARATSKKKAEEKASRRAFFALQNKMDSE, from the coding sequence ATGACATTTCCCGGCAACATCTTTAATTCCCATCCTAAGGAGGATGGGGATTTTTTTTTGGGGATCAGCCGGATCCTGGGGTTCAAGCCGAAAAGCCTGGAGGTTTATAAGCGCGCATTCCTCCACCGGTCGGTCAACAAGAAAGATAAGAACGGGCACCCGATGAATTATGAACGGCTTGAATTCCTGGGGGATTCCATGCTGGGGACCATCATCTCCAAGCACCTGTACAATGAAGTACCCGCCGGGGATGAGGGCTACCTCACCAAGATGCGCTCCAAGATCGTCAGCCGGAAACACCTGAACGAACTGGGCAAGGACCTCGGGTTGCTGAACTTTGTCGAAAGCCGGATTCCCAAGGCCCACTTTGGGGAGAACATCCACGGCAACGTCTTTGAAGCACTGGTCGGGGCCATCTACCTGGACCGGGGGTACAAGTACTGTGAAAAGTTTATCCAGAGCCGGGTGATTGAGCCCTATGTGGATATCGAACAACTCGAAGGCCAGGTAATCAGCTACAAGAGCCTGGTGATTGAATGGTGCCAGAAGCAGAAAAAGGAATTTGAATTTGAGGTATATGAGGATACGGGCAACGACCCGGTGAAGCATTTTGCAGTCAAATTGCATATCGACGGCCGCATCCTGGCCAAGGCCCGCGCCACCTCCAAGAAGAAAGCGGAAGAAAAGGCATCGCGACGTGCATTCTTTGCACTCCAGAATAAAATGGACAGCGAATAG
- a CDS encoding IPExxxVDY family protein: MGATLNIWEDLLQDTTFGLFAIHSQLEDYALAYALNQACSIKLRRLREDLELDRQVNFPLFQYKDEANQREWTLVRNSGISTGAGPAAGLFPDEPSHRRHYLIPEKKEVDYFLKLDGEDGEQKLVARLLSVEKIITAYRLEASELKSKQNLIF; this comes from the coding sequence ATGGGCGCAACGCTGAACATTTGGGAAGACCTGTTGCAGGACACTACTTTCGGCCTTTTCGCAATCCACAGCCAGTTAGAGGACTACGCCCTGGCATACGCGCTGAATCAGGCGTGTTCCATCAAGCTGCGGCGCCTGCGGGAGGATCTGGAATTGGACCGACAGGTGAATTTTCCCCTGTTCCAGTACAAGGACGAAGCGAACCAGCGGGAGTGGACCCTGGTGCGCAATTCAGGCATCAGCACGGGTGCCGGGCCGGCAGCGGGCCTGTTCCCGGATGAACCCAGCCACAGGCGTCATTACCTGATCCCGGAAAAAAAGGAAGTGGACTACTTCCTGAAACTCGACGGGGAGGACGGGGAACAAAAGCTGGTTGCCAGACTGCTTTCGGTCGAAAAAATTATCACAGCCTACCGCCTGGAGGCTTCAGAACTGAAATCCAAACAGAACCTAATTT